The nucleotide window TATGACAGCGGGCATTGATAATAAGACCATCAACCATTTTCTACAAATGCCCAGAGAGAAACTCATTCGGACGGTACGGAGAGCGATGGAGAACTATAATCCTCAACCCGCCAGAAGAAAACATATTCCGAAAGGAAATACGGGTAAAACTAGACCCCTCGGTATTCCAACTATGTTGGATAGAATCATCCAACAGTGCATTAAAATTGTTATAGAACCCATAATAGAGGCAAAACTCTACGAGCATAGTTACGGATTTAGACCTTACAGGTCTACACACCATGCTATCGCAAGAGTTGCTCATCTAATTAACATTGGGAGATATGAATACGTCATTGAAGGAGATATAAAAGGCTACTTCGATAATATTGACCATGCTGTGCTAATGCGTAAATTGCACAAAATTGGGATTATTGATAAACGCGTTCTCGCGTTAATCAAGAAAATGCTGAAATCGGGGATTATCGAGGAAGATTTCAAATTCCACGATACCGACAAAGGTACACCGCAAGGTGGTATTATCAGCCCTATTCTCGCAAATGTGTATTTGAACGATTTTGATTGGACTGTCTCCAGCAGGTATGAAAATCCATACTTTGCGGATGAATTCTCGAACGTCAAAAATGCTCGTAGGAAATTTCGGAAGGTAGGTAGGCAACCTGTATTTCTAGTTAGATACGCAGATGACTGGGTGATCTTCACGAAAACGAAAGAACAAGCCGAAAAGCAATTGGAGTATCTGAAAAGATACTTCAAGGCGAAATTGAATCTTGAACTTTCGGAAGAAAAGACTGTCATCACTGACCTTAAAGAAAATAGAATGAAATTTCTCGGCTTCCAAGTTGAATTGGCCAAACCTCGAAAGAGCATAGGCAGAACTGGAAATGCTAAGAAACATGAGTTATATGCCAGAATTCTACCTGATATGAAAAAGGTTAGAACAAAAACGGCAGAGATTCTAAAGGACATTAAGCAGATTAGGAGAACACAATGCGACTATCAGAAAGCTGTGATAATCGAGAAAGTGAACTCTAAAATCGTTGGTTTATCTGAATATTACAAGACAGCGGTCTGGACAGAAATTTTTGACTCCTTAGACCATAAAGTCTTCGTTACCAGTCACTACACGTGGAAGAAACTCTATCGCAACCAGAACAATGGTAAAAATAAAGCTAAACTGAAAAGATATTCCGAACTTTCTAACCGACGCAAGAGACACGAAGGCTATACCGCCGAAACTCATGCAGTGGAAGTAGAAGGAGAATGGGTTGGAATTACAAAATTCCTACACACGAAATCGGAAGACCCACAGTGCTTTAATCAGAATTTAACCCCTTATACGGTTGAAGGACGAGAACTTTACTACAAGAATGCGAAAAAGAATCAGAGTCTTAACAGACTCCCACTCTATGACAAGAACGAAGACGTATTCCGAATAGCCAAACGAAACATGCTGAAATCCGATAAAAAGAATCTTAGAAAGTATAACTTTGAATTCTATATGAACAGGGAATATGCGTTCAACAGAGATAGAGGAAAATGTAAAGTATGTGCCGGCGATATTTTACCAGTGGAGCTACAATGCCACCATATCAGCCCTACCTTACCACTCGACGAAGTAAACAAAATTACTAATCTCGCTAGCCTCCACAAGAAATGTCATGAACTAGTACATGGCACTTCCGTGCCGGAGGACACAAAAATAGCGAAGAAAGTCGAGAAATACAGAGCGAAACTCATAGGTGACATTAGCTAAGACGTATAGTATGGCACTATCTCGTCTAAGGATTGATAATCCTTGGATTGAATCCCATAAAACAGGATTAATTAGAATCGATGGCGTGCCGTGTGCGGTGAAAATCGCACGCACGGTACTCAGGAGGGGAAAAGCTGGAGATTACTTCAAAAGTTTACCTATTCCTATCGAACGGCGTGGCAGCCTGTACATTCACACTTGCTGTTAACCGTACATTTACGAATGCCAGCGGTGAAAAAGAAGCGGATTTCATCAATTGTGTAACGTGGCGGAAACAGGCTGAAAACACGGCGAACTTTCTGAAAAAAGGAAGCCTTGCCGGTGTGGAAGGCCGCATTCAGACACGTTCTTACGAGAAGGATGGCCAACGCGTCTATGTGACAGAAGTTGTTGCGGACAGCGTTCAGTTCCTGGAACCGAAAAGTGCTCGAAGTGAGCAGCAAGGGAACCAAGGTGGCCAACAGAATCAAAACTCTGGTTACAATCAGGGCAATATAAACCGAAATCAGCAGAATGGGAATTCGACTCCTGCTTATTCCGGTGGCGGGTACAGCAGCGGCGGCGGACAGCAAGAACCGTTCACCGTCTCTGATGATGATTTGCCATTCTGAGAACCGAGTGCAAATGGGGCGACTGCATAAAAGCAGCCGCTCCTTTTTTGTTTCTGACCGACTACCAACACACGTCCTTAAAGGGACCGAGAGGAGCTTTTTCATGGAAAAGGAAAACACACATACATTTTTGGGCCGCAAACCCGGAGAATCCGGCTGGATAGAAGTGGGACTGAAAGATTTGAGCGATATGCAGGCATTTGTTGAAGGGTACATCGAACGCATTGAAATCGGGTGCGGCATCGACCTTTGGGTAAATGACAGCTTTCTTGCTCATGCTGCTTCCGATACGCTTTCGCTGATGATCAAGCGAGAGGATGCAAAATTACAAACGGTCTACGGGAACGTCTTCGTGGCCACCAGCAATGATGAGGGAGATATCGTTCCCCTGTCGAAAGACCAGATGAAGTGGTTTACATTCCGCTTCAAAGAAATCAAGCAGTTGTTCAGTGATCCATTTCTGCTGATTACTGATATTCAGTCCTTCCGGAAAGTGGGGGAACTGTTATGGCAGTAATCATGGGTTGTCGAACAGACGAACAAGCATGGAATGAACTTCCGTTCCAAACGGAGGAAGCCCTGAGTGAATACGTCAATGGCCGAGTGGATACGCTACCGGTCGGAATGGGCGTCCATCTGTTTTTCAATGATGGGCTCCTGACGCCAATGGAAGACCTGCCGTTCAACCTGGATCTCCACTTCAAATGGGGAGAGACAGGCGTGTACGGAAACATCGCCGCTGCCGCTCAGGATGAAGAGGGCCGAATACAACCGCTCACAGAGGAACAGGTGAAATTCATTCAGGCATCTTCTATTTTAGTCCCTGAATGCCGCCTTTTCCGAACAGCGCTTGTAGGAGGTGCTTCCTGATGGGTGCGTACCTTTGCAGATCCGCTGGTGATTCCGGATGGCGCAAACTGCCCCTGCTCGATGAACGGAACTATCAGCAGATTCTAGGGAAAGATACAGACCGCTCCAGCCTGACGGACGGCATCGCCCTTTGCTATGACAAGGAAGCACAGATGCCTTACCGCGATGAAAGCGTGAACCTGATATGCGACACACAATTCGGTCGGGAACACATTCGTGGCAATATCATTGTCGCTGGAGTGGACGGACAGGGAAGACTCACTCCGCTTTCAAACGAGCAGCAGCAGTCGATCATCGACTCAACGGATGAACATGACGTGGGCCGAGGGCTGACCGTCTACCATCTTGTGCTTGATGACCATAAAGCGGAACAGACAGCGTAAACAAAAATAATCTGCCGCTCCCGAATAACAGGGAGCGGTTTGGGAGGAAACCATTCATGTCTCAAATTGGGAATAAATTGCGCGCCGGCTTTTTTGCCACACCGCCGCGCCAGGGAGAATACTTACGGCAGTTGCTGCAGTTTCCGGAAGAAACAGCTGCGCTCGATCCCACTTGCGGAGAAGGGCTCATTTTAAAGCAGCTGACCGAAAATCAAACTGAAACCGTCATGACCTATGGGGTGGAACTGGATAAGCGACGGGCGCTGACAGCGGCCGAGAATCTGGATCGACTGGTGCAAGCGCCAATCGAATCCATGGTTATCTCCAATGATGCGTTTGGTTTCGTCTTTCTGAATCCACCGTATGACCACACGATGAAGGCTTACGGGGATGAGAAGTCGGAGCGGAAGGAATACACGGAACTGGTCCGCGGCACCCGTTATCTGGCGCCGGGCGGCATCATGTTGTACATCATTCCGTCTTACCGCTTCAGCGACAGACAGATTGCCCGCTTTCTTGCTACCCACTTTGAAGACGTGGCGCTGACACGATTCACCGATGAGGATTATCCGGATTTCCGGCAGTGTATTTTCATCGGGAAGAAAAAGGAATCGAAAACAAAGCGGTTCGATGAACTGCTCTATCAGAAATTCCTGGATTGTAACAGTGAACACTTCATTGAAACGGAAGTGAAACCGGCAGACCAACTGATCGGCGAGCAAACGTGGACGGTTCCAGCAGTGAAGCCGGAGGTTGCGACGTTCTACACAAGAATCGAGCAGAAAGAGGAGTTTTATTCGCTCATTCACAACAACAAAGGCTTTACCGCTTTTAAAGAGCGCACCCGGCCAAAAAGCTTGTCCATCGGCGGAGATCCGATCATCAATATTGCACAGGGTCAGATGGCCTTGCTGCTTGCTTCAGGCGCTGTAAATGGCGTCCTGGGCGAAGGTGAGCGGCTACATGTCGTGCAGGGCATGGAAGTGGTGACACAAGTGGTAACCGAAGAGAAAACGGAGCATTCCACCATTACGAAATCCCGTACGAAGCGAGAGGTGTCCGTAAAGGTCATTACGCCAAAAGGGATAGTCAAGAAACTGATGTAAGAGAATGGGCTTGCAGTATCCACGGTATGGACTGTAAGCCCGCTTTCTACTAAAAGCATGAAGCGAGGAGCCAGAAGACCATGAATGACCAAAAATGTTACTTCTGCGGAAAAAAGGCAGGTGTAGAGATTCGGCTGGGGGAAAACGTTTTGAAAATTGCATGACGACTGATATTCAATTCAGTCCTCCTGTCCGAAGCGAACTCAGTTTGAAAGAACAAGCGAAACGACTACGCATACTGATCCGGACATTTAATGACCTGTTTCAGTAGAAAGGGAGAGACGGATGTCTAACGAAGAGATGATACAGGAGTACCGAGCCTTAAAAAAAGAAGCGAAAGCGGCTTCGGAAGCTGAAGATTGGGATACTCGGGAACAACTTCTCGATCGCACTACCGAACTGGCCTATGCCATTGATTGGGGATTTCGGGTAGGTGATGTGGTGGAACGTCGCGCGAAAAAGAGATGGGTTCGCGATACCATCCTGAAAATCGAAGGCGTTACCTATACCTTCAAGACAATCATTGTGCCAATTGATTTTGTGAGGTCCGCTACCGAAAAACACGAGCAGCTGACGTTGCTATGAGAGGGGAAATAAGCATGCAGACAGAAAATGTCGGGAAGACACTGAAAACAATGGAGGAGTTACGGGATGGAAAATGTCTGATTGTGGCGACCCGGAGTGGCATCACGGCCAGATTCAATGCCCATTACGATAGAGGGCTTGAAGTCGTTTTCTGCGTCATGCCAGATACCTACCGTATTATAGGGTATGAGCAATAGAGACTGTTAATGGGGAGAGAACCAGCAATTGAAGACAAAAACGAGAAAATTTATCGAACAACCTTACTGGTTTCATGGAACTTCTTTACACGCAGTAAGAGAGATACAAAAATACGGTATTTCAGTTGATTATAATAGGGGAAATGAACTGGATTTCGGTCCTGGATTTTATTTGTCTCCCAAATTTAAATGGGCAGCTGATTTCATTATTCGAGTTTTAAATAGCAGGGCGGATGCTCTAGAATCAGTTGGTATAGAAACTAACCCAGCAATGAGATTACCAGTCGTCATTAAATATAATTTCGATGTCAGGAAATAATTGTTGGCAACAAAAACGCCACTGAGAGTCTATGAGAAATATAATGATGCATTTGCAGAATTTGTTTTTAATAATCGAGCAGAAGCAGACAAAGGATTGAATCACCCTTGTCCACTAATCTACGGAGTCGTATGTGATAGCCGCCCATCTATCTTAATGGAGAAATACCGAGAGGGCGAAATATCGAAGGAACAAGCGAAAGAGGAGATTCTTGCTGGTCCTGTAGGAGCAAGACAACTCTCTATTTATCGACAATCTATTTGTGATAAACTGATATTAGAAAAGGTTTATTCGGCTATCGATGGAAGGGAGATGAAATTATCATGATTACACTTACAGATCGTGATGCTGAACGCATGTGCGAAAGTCTACAGCAAGCATTGGTTTCCATGTCAAATGGACGTATCAAGGAATCTGAAGCAAAAGATATGGCCAGAAAAGTTTTGGACCGTATTGGTCTTGATAATGTAATCTTCGCTCATAAAGGCCCACGTTGGCTTGCACGCCAGATTATAGATCATCTTCCAAGTACATCGCAATAACGATTCGAACTTGAATTAGAGCAAAGAGCAACCAGCTAAGTCGGTTGCTCTTTTTTATTTCTCCGATTCCTTGTTTCCAGTCCCTTTCCTAACATTAAGGTATTCTCAGGAACCTTCCATTACCCTTGGAATCTGCTATAATGAAATTACTAATTAGTAGCGACGTTTTCGTTGTCCGCTGGATCGAACAAATGGAGCTCTCTGGAGCCAACGACCCTCAAGGGGGAAGTCTGGTTTCATGAGCTTTTTTTGTTGAAAGGAGAAGATCCAGCATGGACAGGGAATTGGATTATGTGAAGGTGCGGGAGATCGGTTCATTGGAATTCGGTTTTTTTACGAACTGGATTGGCCGGGAACTGGTCATTGAAGTGATTGCGGCCGACCAGAACAGAAGTACAGTCAGGAAAATCGGAGAAGCTTATACTCTCCTGGGTGCAAAGCAAGTCCTGGAACAAGAATTGACAAGAGGCTTTATGGTGTTTTCTCAAAACGCCCAACGCCTGTAGGTTCAAAGTACGAATGATTTTCACGCTTCATATGGCATTTCGAAAACCTTTCCGTTATACTGAAGGTATAACTTTTCTCTTATTTATTTGTCGAGCGTAATGTGCTCCGACGGACGCGACTAATTCAAGCCTCTGGGCTGATTTGACACATAGCATTTTTGCTATGCCGAAAAATCTGCCCAGGGGCTTTTTTGCGTTCTCTAAGAGAAAGGTGAAAAAACTTTTGGGAAAGGGTGCATCATCATGCCGAAACCGGCGAAGAAGAAGGGGTTTATAAAGAAAACCGTAGAAGAAAAAAAACAGGAAGTCGAGCAGTTATTACAGATGCTTGATGCAGGAGTAAAGGAATTTGTCGGAAATCCCGAAAAGTTCAAGGCGTTGCTTGAGATGCAGGCGATGTTTTATAACTACTCCATCCGGAACGTCATGCTTGTCATGAAGCAGTACCCAAACGCTTCGTACATCGCTTCATTCAAAAGATGGAAAGAACTGAACCGGAGCGTCAAAAAAGGCGAGAAAGCCCTTCGTATCCTCGCTCCACGAATTAAGCGAGAAGATGATGAGGTGACGGGTGAAGAGAAATCGAAAGTCGTAGGCTTTGTCACCTGTCCGGTCTTTGACCTATCACAGACAGAGGGTGAACCGCTGCCGATTGAAAAGTACCGACTGGCACTGGACGGTGAATCCGATGAAGCGGA belongs to Planococcus lenghuensis and includes:
- the ltrA gene encoding group II intron reverse transcriptase/maturase, with amino-acid sequence MYQESKEGKSLNGLYEVIINDQTIITAIHDIKSNKGSMTAGIDNKTINHFLQMPREKLIRTVRRAMENYNPQPARRKHIPKGNTGKTRPLGIPTMLDRIIQQCIKIVIEPIIEAKLYEHSYGFRPYRSTHHAIARVAHLINIGRYEYVIEGDIKGYFDNIDHAVLMRKLHKIGIIDKRVLALIKKMLKSGIIEEDFKFHDTDKGTPQGGIISPILANVYLNDFDWTVSSRYENPYFADEFSNVKNARRKFRKVGRQPVFLVRYADDWVIFTKTKEQAEKQLEYLKRYFKAKLNLELSEEKTVITDLKENRMKFLGFQVELAKPRKSIGRTGNAKKHELYARILPDMKKVRTKTAEILKDIKQIRRTQCDYQKAVIIEKVNSKIVGLSEYYKTAVWTEIFDSLDHKVFVTSHYTWKKLYRNQNNGKNKAKLKRYSELSNRRKRHEGYTAETHAVEVEGEWVGITKFLHTKSEDPQCFNQNLTPYTVEGRELYYKNAKKNQSLNRLPLYDKNEDVFRIAKRNMLKSDKKNLRKYNFEFYMNREYAFNRDRGKCKVCAGDILPVELQCHHISPTLPLDEVNKITNLASLHKKCHELVHGTSVPEDTKIAKKVEKYRAKLIGDIS
- the ssb gene encoding single-stranded DNA-binding protein — protein: MEITSKVYLFLSNGVAACTFTLAVNRTFTNASGEKEADFINCVTWRKQAENTANFLKKGSLAGVEGRIQTRSYEKDGQRVYVTEVVADSVQFLEPKSARSEQQGNQGGQQNQNSGYNQGNINRNQQNGNSTPAYSGGGYSSGGGQQEPFTVSDDDLPF
- a CDS encoding DUF3846 domain-containing protein gives rise to the protein MEKENTHTFLGRKPGESGWIEVGLKDLSDMQAFVEGYIERIEIGCGIDLWVNDSFLAHAASDTLSLMIKREDAKLQTVYGNVFVATSNDEGDIVPLSKDQMKWFTFRFKEIKQLFSDPFLLITDIQSFRKVGELLWQ
- a CDS encoding DUF6094 domain-containing protein, with the translated sequence MSQIGNKLRAGFFATPPRQGEYLRQLLQFPEETAALDPTCGEGLILKQLTENQTETVMTYGVELDKRRALTAAENLDRLVQAPIESMVISNDAFGFVFLNPPYDHTMKAYGDEKSERKEYTELVRGTRYLAPGGIMLYIIPSYRFSDRQIARFLATHFEDVALTRFTDEDYPDFRQCIFIGKKKESKTKRFDELLYQKFLDCNSEHFIETEVKPADQLIGEQTWTVPAVKPEVATFYTRIEQKEEFYSLIHNNKGFTAFKERTRPKSLSIGGDPIINIAQGQMALLLASGAVNGVLGEGERLHVVQGMEVVTQVVTEEKTEHSTITKSRTKREVSVKVITPKGIVKKLM
- a CDS encoding DUF3990 domain-containing protein; protein product: MATKTPLRVYEKYNDAFAEFVFNNRAEADKGLNHPCPLIYGVVCDSRPSILMEKYREGEISKEQAKEEILAGPVGARQLSIYRQSICDKLILEKVYSAIDGREMKLS
- a CDS encoding ArdC-like ssDNA-binding domain-containing protein, translated to MPKPAKKKGFIKKTVEEKKQEVEQLLQMLDAGVKEFVGNPEKFKALLEMQAMFYNYSIRNVMLVMKQYPNASYIASFKRWKELNRSVKKGEKALRILAPRIKREDDEVTGEEKSKVVGFVTCPVFDLSQTEGEPLPIEKYRLALDGESDEAEQIFAWVKTLAEEDDCSVSIASANGANGYYAPALHQIVIDPKLSVNHRAKTMVHEYVHSQLHRYDKSSAEERECVAEGVAFIVCSYFGLDTSEYSFEYVKGWSSDGGQTLMKYASSMQKAANTIIQDVERIAGGLPTPAPLEQAV